AAGGCCAAGTACCCCACCAAGCGGGTTCGGCACTCGGTCGAGCATGCGATCCATGTGAGTCCCCAGGGCCCGGTCCCTTTGCCTCCCCGTTCAGGGATCGACCGTGTCCAGTTCCTCAGCGCAGACGGAACTGAGCTCGTTGCCATCGGTGTGAACGTCCTGAGCACTCACCGGCTGCGTCCTTACACCGGGTGGGACAAGTTCAGCCCTCGTATCGCCGAGGCGCTCGACTGGTATCGACAGGTTGCGGGCAGTCCAGGTGTGTCGCGGATTGGTGTCCGCTACATCAACACGCTCGATTGTGCACAGGGCCTGAAGAGCCTGAACGAACTGCTCTCCATCCCAGTCGGGCTGCCGTCGGGGTTTCCGGATAACCTCGCCAGCTTTCTCATGCGTTTCGAGGCACGGTACGACGACAGACGGCGTCTGCTGCTCACGTTGGCTCGCGCCCCCGGTGAGAGCTTCGGGGTCGTTGTGGACTTCGATGTCATCTTCCAGGCGGCAGAGGGTGAACCACTCGGTTTCGACGATGCTCTGGGTGAAGCTGAGCAACTTCGAGACCTGGAGAGGGAGGCGTTCGAGTTGGCAATCACGGATACGGCGAGGGAGACATTCGATGCATGAACGGATTGACCAGACCGCGTCTTGGGTGGATCGGGCGAGCTCCAAGCAGCCGCGCAGCTCCGGCTCGGGCGACGTCTTCTTCGTTGACTCCCGAACGCCCTTCTCCGCGTCGCACGCAGGACGACTCGTTGAGTCAATCGTGGGAGAGATTGGGCGGCGCGCTGGTTCTTCCGTTTATCTCGCGGAAGAGTCGAAAGGCGCCGAATCGGTTCGTTTTCATGAAGACGTCGAAGAGTCCCCCCATGAGGTTGTCGACGTGGCTCCGATTCGGCGCTTCTCAGCGACGGGCACGGTGAGCGTACTTCGTCAAGGTTCGGCCGACCCCCACCTATTCGAACCATCTGAAGACTGGCTGGACGACGACGAATAGGCACGCAGTGGGGTACACGGAACGGGAGCCTGACTGGTACACAGTCACGGAAGGGCGCGAGCTGGAGCAGGGCGACTACCTACCCAGTCTGCCCGTTCCGCTGATTCATGATCCGGGCGCTTCGCTGGGGGAGGGCGACAACGTCCGTGTGGAGTTCGAGGTCCACAACGTCTGCGTGCTTACCCAGTCCTGCAACCTCGTGAACAAGAAGGCCCAAACCGTGATGCTTGGGCGTGTCCTTGCGTGGGCGGACTTGGTGGACGCTCGCAAGAAGGCTGGTGACGAGGGTTACGCCAAAGAGGGGATGAGGAAGAAGGTCCAGCAAGGCCTGCAACCGGCTCTCTGTCTCCTGCATCGACGCAGGGATGAACCCGGCATTCCGTGGTCGGTGGTCGATTTTCACACCCTCTTCGTTCTTTCCCGCAAGGCTGTCGAGACGCACGCCGCCTCCATCGGCAAACGGCTTCGTCTCGAATCGCCGTATCGCGAGCACCTTTCGCAGGCCTTTGCCCGCTACTTCATGCGTGTTGGCCTTCCGCATGACGCTCGAGCGTTCTTGAAGGATCCAAACTAGTGCCCGTAGTCACGCGGTTTCTGTCCCCGGGCGACAGTCCACCCCGGTCTTCTTCTTCCCGCCCTTGCTAGCAGCTCTCTTGCGTTGCTCGGGGCGCCTTGCGGGGAGGCCGCGCGCTCTGTTGCGGCACGTTTGGTCGGTCCTGCAGGTGGTCGTGGTAGTGGCTCGGCGAGTACTTGATGGATCATGTTGCGGGGCACGATCCGCCGCCCGGGTTGCTTTTCAGCATCAAAGGGAGCGGCGGCGGACTCAATATCGCCTTGGGTGGCGCCGTTGCACCCGGCTTGATCGTCTTTGGGGAGCTGTTTGATACGCTGGCCGTTGACCCCGAGGTGGAGCTGGCGACCTTCGGTAGCGCGGACATCGACGCCAACGCGGTTGTGGTTGGTTTGGGCGCCGGTGTCACCTACTACCTTCTCAGCAATAGTTTCTTCGCGGGCGCGCTCACCGTGCAGC
The nucleotide sequence above comes from Pseudomonadota bacterium. Encoded proteins:
- a CDS encoding TIGR04255 family protein, with amino-acid sequence MINRRRYKNPPIQEALVEFQFAGSEEGDVTVFGELYALLKAKYPTKRVRHSVEHAIHVSPQGPVPLPPRSGIDRVQFLSADGTELVAIGVNVLSTHRLRPYTGWDKFSPRIAEALDWYRQVAGSPGVSRIGVRYINTLDCAQGLKSLNELLSIPVGLPSGFPDNLASFLMRFEARYDDRRRLLLTLARAPGESFGVVVDFDVIFQAAEGEPLGFDDALGEAEQLRDLEREAFELAITDTARETFDA